A single window of Watersipora subatra chromosome 9, tzWatSuba1.1, whole genome shotgun sequence DNA harbors:
- the LOC137404160 gene encoding nuclear mitotic apparatus protein 1-like, translated as MEGLLKSYVRERKMEISALRAALETVQPAELLRLLITIKHDSYTAVMLAAGHTEICRLLLSPIRRTADELLCMKQKDGWTALHLAVRRGDNSECVELLIDTVSDERKYEFVSEKTVQGNTAIALAAYSGRSKCLESLLYNFSSLQRDSLLNIQSNNLDTPLHYAAYSGETTALKVMLGSVSLVTASSLLNIKNSDKRTPLEDAEFMGKKESSELLKRWQLKSVLEALDDAKQQIKTLQERHDQKLSDLQRESDQKLSALRRDSEQKVSALQRDNQQKVSSLQEKTEQQAGALDDARQQITTLQIESDQKFTALQKHTQQQAEALDDARQRITTLQIESNQKYSALQRHTQQQGEALGQARQQVTMLQEDSQRMSSLVREEARQQRADLAATQRSLEQFAAYLQTPGDTNFIGNQWHDPES; from the exons atgGAAGGACTGTTGAAGAGTTATGTTAGAGAGAGAAAGATGGAGATTAGTGCTTTGAGGGCAGCCTTAGAGACAGTCCAACCAGCTGAGCTACTGAGGTTATTGATTACTATCAAGCATGACTCATATACAGCTGTTATGTTAGCTGCAGGCCACACAGAAATCTGTCGTCTGCTTCTCTCACCAATCAGAAGAACAGCAGACGAGTTGCTCTGCATGAAGCAGAAGGATGGATGGACAGCACTACACCTTGCTGTAAGGAGGGGAGACAACAGTGAGTGTGTAGAGTTGctgatagacacagtgagtgatGAGAGGAAGTACGAGTTTGTATCTGAGAAGACTGTACAGGGTAACACAGCTATAGCACTGGCTGCATACAGTGGAAGGAGCAAGTGTCTAGAGTCCCTCCTCTACAACTTCTCCTCACTACAGAGAGACTCCCTATTAAACATACAGAGTAACAACCTCGACACTCCACTACACTATGCAGCATACAGTGGAGAGACAACTGCTCTGAAGGTCATGTTAGGATCCGTGTCTCTAGTGACTGCCTCTTCACTCCTCAACATAAAGAATAGTGACAAAAGGACTCCATTGGAGGATGCTGAGTTTATGGGAAAGAAGGAATCATCAGAGCTGTTAAAGAGATGGCAGCTGAAGTCAGTATtagaag caTTGGATGACGCTAAGCAACAGATAAAAACACTGCAAGAGAGACATGACCAGAAACTTTCCGATCTACAGAGAGAAAGCGACCAGAAACTTTCCGCTCTACGGAGAGATAGCGAGCAGAAAGTCTCAGCTCTACAGAGAGATAACCAGCAGAAAGTCTCTTCTCTACAGGAAAAAACTGAACAGCAGGCAGGAG CTTTGGATGACGCTAGACAACAAATTACAACCCTGCAAATAGAAAGTGACCAGAAATTCACTGCCCTACAAAAACATACTCAGCAGCAGGCAGAAG CTTTGGATGACGCTAGACAACGAATTACAACACTGCAAATAGAAAGCAACCAAAAATACTCAGCTCTACAGAGACATACTCAGCAGCAAGGAGAAG CATTGGGTCAAGCTAGACAGCAAGTAACTATGCTACAGGAGGACAGCCAGAGGATGTCGTCGTTAGTAAGGGAAGAGGCTAGACAGCAAAGAGCGG ATTTGGCTGCTACTCAGCGGAGCTTGGAACAATTCGCTGCGTACCTACAGACTCCAGGTGATACGAATTTCATAGGCAATCAATGGCACGACCCAGAAAGTTAA